Proteins encoded in a region of the Labrus bergylta chromosome 9, fLabBer1.1, whole genome shotgun sequence genome:
- the cul4b gene encoding cullin-4B isoform X2 produces MFPTGLSSPNPPPPPTQEARPAATDVKNESGNITSPKKRKINGSEREDPTDTISSSPPKTLNSSSSSSSSPSCSPTPLHIQKKLRFEDSVDFIGLDVKMAEEAAAAAAAAAASCSNNKSKAVFLSGGVGHHANGLTKTAGSVTFPNSKPGAAKKLVIKNFKEKPKLPENYTQETWQKLKEAVEAIQNSTSIKYNLEELYQAVENLCSHKISAKLYKQLRAVCEDHIKAQIDHNLTDALDSVLFLKKIDKCWQDHCRQMIMIRSIFLFLDRTYVLQNSMLPSIWDMGLELFRFYIISDLKVQSKTIDGILLLIERERNGEAIDRSLLRSLLSMLSDLQIYQDSFEQRFLEETNRLYAAEGQRLMQEREVPEYLHHVSKRLEEEADRVITYLDQSTQKPLIATVEKQLLGEHLTATLQKGLTHLLDENRIQDLSLLYQLFSRVRGGVQVLLQHWIEYIKAFGSTIVINPEKDKTMVQELLDFKDKVDHIIDVCFMKNEKFVNAMKEAFETFINKRPNKPAELIAKHVDSKLRAGNKEATDEELEKMLDKIMIIFRFIYGKDVFEAFYKKDLAKRLLVGKSASVDAEKSMLSKLKHECGAAFTSKLEGMFKDMELSKDIMVQFKQYMQCQNIPGNIELTVNILTMGYWPTYVPMEVHLPPEMVRLQEIFKTFYLGKHSGRKLQWQSTLGHCVLKAEFKEGKKELQVSLFQTLVLLMFNEGEEFTLEEIKLATGIEDSELRRTLQSLACGKARVLTKIPKSKDVEDGDKFSCNDDFKHKLFRIKINQIQMKETVEEQASTTERVFQDRQYQIDAAIVRIMKMRKTLSHNLLMSEVYNQLKFPVKPADLKKRIESLIDRDYMERDKENPNQYNYVA; encoded by the exons atgtttccaaCAGGTTTATCTTCCCCTAATCCCCCACCACCGCCAACCCAGGAGGCTAGACCAGCGGCTACTGATGTCAAAAACGAAAGCGGTAACATCACATCTCcgaagaagaggaagataaACGGATCCGAGAGGGAAGACCCCACTGACACGATCTCTTCCTCGCCCCCCAAGACCCTgaattcctcctcctcctcttcttcctccccctcctgctctCCCACTCCGCTGCACATTCAGAAGAAGTTGAGGTTCGAGGATTCAGTGGATTTCATTGGGCTGGATGTGAAAATGGCtgaggaggctgctgctgctgccgccgccgccgccgcttcGTGCTCCAATAACAAAAGCAAAGCCGTGTTCCTGTCCGGCGGCGTGGGGCACCATGCAAACGGACTGACTAAAACCGCAGGCTCCGTCACCTTCCCCAACAGTAAACCCGGTGCAGCCAAGAAACTAGTCATCAAGAACTTCAAAG AAAAACCCAAGTTGCCGGAGAACTACACACAAGAGACCTGGCAGAAGCTTAAAGAGGCGGTGGAGGCCATTCAGAACAGCACTTCTATTAAGTACAACCTAGAGGAGCTCTACCAG GCTGTGGAGAACCTGTGCTCCCATAAGATATCTGCCAAGCTTTACAAGCAGCTGAGGGCCGTGTGTGAAGACCACATCAAGGCACAGATTGATCA TAATCTTACGGATGCTCTGGACAGCGTGCTTTTCTTAAAGAAAATTGACAAGTGCTGGCAGGATCACTGCAGACAAATG ATCATGATTAGGAGTATATTCTTGTTTTTGGATCGCACATATGTTTTACAAAATTCAATGCTGCCATCAATCTG GGACATGGGTCTGGAGCTGTTCAGGTTCTACATCATCAGCGATCTGAAAGTCCAGAGTAAAACCATCGACGGGATTCTGCTGCTCATCGAGAGGGAGCGAAACGGAGAGGCGATAGACCGCAGTCTACTGAGGAGCCTGCTGAGCATGCTCTCAGATCTGCAG ATTTATCAAGACTCCTTTGAGCAACGATTTTTGGAGGAAACGAATCGACTCTACGCTGCCGAGGGACAGAGGCTGatgcaggagagagag GTACCAGAATATCTTCATCATGTTAGCAAACGCTTGGAGGAGGAGGCTGACAGAGTCATCACATATCTAGACCAGAGCACACA AAAACCACTCATTGCTACTGTGGAGAAGCAGTTGCTGGGTGAACATCTCACTGCTACTCTGCAAAAAG GGCTGACTCACCTGCTGGATGAGAACAGAATTCAGGATCTGTCTCTGCTCTATCAGCTCTTCAGCCGAGTACGAGGCGGTGTTCAGGTGCTCCTGCAGCATTGGATTGAGTACATAAAG GCTTTTGGAAGCACAATTGTAATCAAtccagaaaaagacaaaacaatggTGCAAGAGCTGCTAGACTTCAAAGACAAGGTAGATCACATCATCGATGTCTGCTTCATGAAGAACGAGAAGTTTGTAAACGCCATGAAAGAGGCTTTTGAAACGTTCATCAATAAACGGCCAAATAAACCCGCAGAACTCATAG CAAAACATGTGGATTCAAAGCTTCGAGCAGGAAACAAAGAGGCAACAGATGAAGAGCTGGAGAAGATGCTGGATAAGATCATGATTATCTTTAGATTCATCTATG ggAAAGACGTTTTTGAAGCCTTTTACAAAAAAGATCTGGCCAAGAGGTTGCTGGTTGGAAAAAGTGCCTCGGTGGATGCTGAAAAATCAATGTTATCAAAGCTGAAACACG AATGTGGAGCAGCGTTCACCAGCAAACTGGAGGGGATGTTCAAGGATATGGAGCTTTCTAAAGACATCATGGTACAGTTCAAACAG taTATGCAGTGCCAAAACATTCCTGGCAACATTGAGCTGACAGTTAACATCCTCACTATGGGTTACTGGCCAACATATGTCCCCATGGAGGTGCACCTGCCTCCTGAG ATGGTGCGGCTCCAAGAGATCTTCAAGACCTTCTACCTGGGCAAACACAGCGGCAGGAAGCTGCAGTGGCAATCAACACTTGGCCATTGTGTCTTAAAAGCAGAGTTCAAAGAG GGCaagaaggagctgcaggtgTCCCTTTTCCAAACACTTGTGTTACTGATGTTTAATGAAGGAGAGGAGTTCACTCTGGAGGAGATCAAACTGGCAACAGGAATAG AGGACAGTGAACTGCGCCGGACTCTACAGTCTCTTGCCTGCGGAAAAGCACGTGTCCTTACCAAAATCCCAAAAAGTAAAGACGTGGAGGACGGGGACAAGTTCTCCTGCAATGACGACTTCAAACACAAGctcttcaggatcaaaatcaaCCAGATCCAGATGAAAGAAACG GTTGAGGAGCAAGCGAGCACCACAGAAAGAGTCTTTCAGGATCGTCAGTATCAAATTGATGCTGCCATTGTGCGGATCATGAAAATGAGGAAGACTCTGAGCCATAAtctcttgatgtctgaagtGTACAACCAGCTCAAATTCCCAGTCAAG CCTGCTGACTTGAAGAAGAGGATAGAGTCTCTAATTGACAGGGACTATATGGAGCGTGACAAGGAGAACCCCAACCAATACAACTACGTGGCTTAG
- the lamp2 gene encoding lysosome-associated membrane glycoprotein 2 isoform X1, giving the protein MYRYAAVVLFLASGIVFQLSHGVEVTVSDSEGKLCIYANLMVNFSVSYEEVGNKSSTAEFELPSKVTTEGSDCNVTSSLLKLNFGGHTWSVNFTNNGDKYQADSITFSYDLSNKAVFPNAALNETLSVSFKPEITGVAKDTCYSCKSRDTFESDTVNQTLWDVLIQAFVSNNSKCESFTSCAADVPSPSPPPTTHAPTTAPVTNATTAAPTPTTTPTPTTTPTPTLPTPAVGVYSIKPDVNGTACLLANFGLRIGLKQAEKYQEMNFDPNGTTTSGKCGDNSSDLVLVSKTMTIMLTFTNDTKKFRLHALNITGKTSSGVVFSEANTNLSLWEAAVGASYMCNKEQNYTITSMLTLFTFNLRVQPFGVRKGVFSTAEECQTDAESFLVPIAVGVALLVLILIVLMAYFIGRKRNMATGYESF; this is encoded by the exons ATGTATCGATACgcagctgttgttttattcctCGCCTCTGGCATCG TGTTTCAGCTGTCACACGGTGTGGAGGTGACGGTCTCAGACAGTGAAGGCAAGCTATGTATATATGCCAATCTAATGGTGAACTTCTCAGTCTCGTATGAAGAAGTTGGCAATAAG AGTTCTACGGCCGAGTTTGAACTGCCCAGTAAAGTCACAACAGAAGGAAGTGACTGTAATGTCACAAGTTCTTTGTTGAAGCTGAATTTTGGAGGACACACCTGGAGTGTGAACTTCACTAATAATGGAGATAAGTACCAGGCAGACTCCATCACCTTTTCCTACGACCTCAGCAACAAGGCCGTCTTCCCCAATGCTGCGTTAAATG AAACCCTCTCTGTTTCGTTTAAGCCTGAAATTACCGGTGTAGCCAAGGACACCTGCTACTCATGCAAAAGCAGAGACACCTTTGAATCTGATACGGTCAATCAGACTCTGTGGGACGTGCTCATACAGGCTTTTGTCAGCAATAACAGCAAGTGTGAGAGCT TTACCTCGTGTGCTGCTGATGTACCATCACCCAGTCCCCCCCCAACAACACATGCCCCCACTACAGCTCCTGTCACAAACGccaccacagccgcccctactCCTACAACCACCCCGACTCCTACAACTACCCCGACCCCCACCCTCCCAACACCCGCCGTGGGTGTGTACAGCATCAAGCCCGACGTCAACGGCACGGCCTGTCTGTTAGCCAACTTTGGCCTGCGGATCGGTTTGAAGCAGGCAGAG AAATATCAGGAAATGAACTTTGATCCCAATGGGACCACAACCTCCGGAAAGTGTGGAGACAACAGCAGTGATCTGGTGTTGGTGTCCAAAACAATGACCATAATGCTCACTTTCACCAAT GACACAAAGAAATTCCGCCTGCATGCTCTGAACATCACGGGAAAGACCAGCTCTG GTGTTGTGTTTTCGGAGGCGAACACCAACCTGAGTCTGTGGGAGGCAGCTGTCGGTGCCTCTTACATGTGCAACAAAGAACAGAACTACACCATCACCAGCATGCTCACGCTCTTCACCTTCAACCTTCGAGTGCAGCCCTTCGGAGTCAGGAAGGGTGTTTTCAGTACAG CCGAGGAATGCCAGACTGACGCAGAGAGCTTCCTTGTTCCCATAGCTGTTGGTGTTGCCCTGCTTGTTCTCATTCTTATCGTTTTGATGGCCTATTTCATcgggagaaagagaaacatggCCACTGGCTACGAGTCTTTCTAG
- the urp1 gene encoding urotensin-related peptide 1 — translation MLSVALLYLLAVIGSETHALPLYPDTNLEPQADFIQKLVSEVEDGPNTSEGEQRDINNLYPLLMQHNGGRDSWTKGAKDSAQQDKFANMVEDLREAVLKLEAADKLRSQVFLRSEQSLPKTNKRACFWKYCVTN, via the exons atgttgTCAGTGGCCCTGTTGTACCTCCTAGCTGTGATTGGTTCTGAGACACATGCTCTACCTCTGTATCCTGATACCAACCTGGAGCCGCAGGCAG ATTTCATACAGAAGTTGGTTTCAGAGGTGGAGGATGGACCGAACACTTCAGAGGGGGAGCAGAGAGACATCAATAATCTGTATCCTCTGTTGATGCAGCACAACGGAGGGAGAGACTCCTGGACTAAAG GGGCTAAAGATTCAGCACAACAAGATAAATTTGCAAACATG GTGGAGGACCTCAGGGAAGCTGTTTTAAAGCTGGAGGCGGCTGACAAGCTTCGCTCTCAGGTTTTCCTCAGATCGGAGCAGAGCCTGccgaaaacaaacaaaagag CGTGTTTCTGGAAATACTGCGTCACCAACTAG
- the lamp2 gene encoding lysosome-associated membrane glycoprotein 2 isoform X3, whose protein sequence is MYRYAAVVLFLASGIVFQLSHGVEVTVSDSEGKLCIYANLMVNFSVSYEEVGNKSSTAEFELPSKVTTEGSDCNVTSSLLKLNFGGHTWSVNFTNNGDKYQADSITFSYDLSNKAVFPNAALNETLSVSFKPEITGVAKDTCYSCKSRDTFESDTVNQTLWDVLIQAFVSNNSKCESFTSCAADVPSPSPPPTTHAPTTAPVTNATTAAPTPTTTPTPTTTPTPTLPTPAVGVYSIKPDVNGTACLLANFGLRIGLKQAEKYQEMNFDPNGTTTSGKCGDNSSDLVLVSKTMTIMLTFTNDTKKFRLHALNITGKTSSGVVFSEANTNLSLWEAAVGASYMCNKEQNYTITSMLTLFTFNLRVQPFGVRKGVFSTAHECSLDDTSILIPIIVGAALAGLILIVVVAYVIGRRKTYVGYQTL, encoded by the exons ATGTATCGATACgcagctgttgttttattcctCGCCTCTGGCATCG TGTTTCAGCTGTCACACGGTGTGGAGGTGACGGTCTCAGACAGTGAAGGCAAGCTATGTATATATGCCAATCTAATGGTGAACTTCTCAGTCTCGTATGAAGAAGTTGGCAATAAG AGTTCTACGGCCGAGTTTGAACTGCCCAGTAAAGTCACAACAGAAGGAAGTGACTGTAATGTCACAAGTTCTTTGTTGAAGCTGAATTTTGGAGGACACACCTGGAGTGTGAACTTCACTAATAATGGAGATAAGTACCAGGCAGACTCCATCACCTTTTCCTACGACCTCAGCAACAAGGCCGTCTTCCCCAATGCTGCGTTAAATG AAACCCTCTCTGTTTCGTTTAAGCCTGAAATTACCGGTGTAGCCAAGGACACCTGCTACTCATGCAAAAGCAGAGACACCTTTGAATCTGATACGGTCAATCAGACTCTGTGGGACGTGCTCATACAGGCTTTTGTCAGCAATAACAGCAAGTGTGAGAGCT TTACCTCGTGTGCTGCTGATGTACCATCACCCAGTCCCCCCCCAACAACACATGCCCCCACTACAGCTCCTGTCACAAACGccaccacagccgcccctactCCTACAACCACCCCGACTCCTACAACTACCCCGACCCCCACCCTCCCAACACCCGCCGTGGGTGTGTACAGCATCAAGCCCGACGTCAACGGCACGGCCTGTCTGTTAGCCAACTTTGGCCTGCGGATCGGTTTGAAGCAGGCAGAG AAATATCAGGAAATGAACTTTGATCCCAATGGGACCACAACCTCCGGAAAGTGTGGAGACAACAGCAGTGATCTGGTGTTGGTGTCCAAAACAATGACCATAATGCTCACTTTCACCAAT GACACAAAGAAATTCCGCCTGCATGCTCTGAACATCACGGGAAAGACCAGCTCTG GTGTTGTGTTTTCGGAGGCGAACACCAACCTGAGTCTGTGGGAGGCAGCTGTCGGTGCCTCTTACATGTGCAACAAAGAACAGAACTACACCATCACCAGCATGCTCACGCTCTTCACCTTCAACCTTCGAGTGCAGCCCTTCGGAGTCAGGAAGGGTGTTTTCAGTACAG CTCATGAATGTTCATTGGATGACACCAGCATCTTAATCCCAATCATTGTTGGCGCTGCTCTGGCTGGCTTGATTCTCATTGTAGTGGTCGCTTACGTGATTGGTCGAAGAAAGACTTATGTTGGATATCAGACCCTTTAA
- the c1galt1c1 gene encoding C1GALT1-specific chaperone 1: protein MFSEGGSFVKGMLLGGLFCLVVSLLASFSPSTESGSEDHHNHHHVKAASKDELTHLSDSHIKELSNQVRVYCVIMVQPKILVYWATAAETWSKHCDKAVFYTSEQSKALEAVDLNEKDEWARLRKALKHAYDNAGDLRWFFVAQPTTFAIIENLKYLVLTKDPSQPFYLGNAMKSGELEYVAYDSGIALSYEALRRLVNIFQDEDKCPERGRALWKLSEDKQLAACLKYTGVFAENGEDAHGKGLFNSKSVETLIKDSMSDNPNNVVEGCCSDMAVTFNGMSPSQMHVMMFGVYRLRPYGHNFLDSLVFLPPEGSEND from the coding sequence ATGTTTTCGGAAGGCGGCTCTTTCGTGAAGGGGATGCTCCTGGGAGGACTCTTCTGCTTGGTGGTGTCCCTCCTGGCTAGTTTCAGCCCCAGCACAGAGTCTGGGTCAGAGGACCACCACAACCATCATCATGTCAAGGCGGCGAGCAAAGATGAGCTGACACACCTCTCTGACAGTCACATTAAGGAGTTAAGCAATCAAGTTCGGGTCTACTGCGTCATCATGGTCCAGCCCAAGATCCTTGTGTACTGGGCTACAGCTGCGGAAACCTGGAGCAAACATTGCGACAAGGCCGTGTTTTACACTTCTGAGCAGTCCAAGGCGCTCGAGGCGGTAGACCTGAATGAGAAAGACGAGTGGGCGAGGTTACGGAAAGCTCTGAAGCACGCTTATGATAACGCTGGAGACCTGCGCTGGTTTTTTGTGGCGCAACCCACCACGTTTGCGATCATCGAGAACCTGAAATACCTGGTGCTCACAAAGGATCCCAGCCAGCCCTTCTACCTGGGCAACGCCATGAAGTCAGGGGAGCTGGAGTATGTGGCTTACGATAGCGGTATCGCCCTGAGTTATGAAGCGCTAAGAAGGCTGGTGAATATATTCCAGGATGAGGACAAATGTCCAGAAAGAGGACGTGCCCTGTGGAAGCTGAGTGAAGACAAGCAGCTGGCCGCGTGTCTTAAATATACGGGCGTATTCGCTGAGAACGGAGAAGACGCGCACGGTAAGGGCCTGTTCAACAGCAAGAGCGTCGAGACGCTGATAAAAGACAGCATGAGTGACAACCCGAACAATGTAGTGGAGGGCTGCTGCTCCGACATGGCAGTCACGTTCAACGGGATGTCACCGAGTCAAATGCACGTCATGATGTTTGGAGTTTACAGGCTTCGACCTTACGGCCACAATTTCCTCGACTCTTTAGTTTTTCTCCCTCCCGAAGGTTCAGAGAACGACTAG
- the mcts1 gene encoding malignant T-cell-amplified sequence 1, with translation MFKKFDEKENVSNCIQLKTSVIKGIKNQLLEHFPDIESWLNHIMPKKDPVKIVRCHEHIEILTVNGELLFFRQREGPFYPTLRLLHKYPFILPHQQVDKGAIKFVLSGANIMCPGLTSPGAKLYPAEADTVVAIMAEGKQHALCVGVMKMSAESIEKVNKGIGIENVHYLNDGLWHMKTYK, from the exons ATGTTTAAAAA ATTTGATGAGAAGGAAAATGTGTCAAACTGTATTCAGCTGAAGACGTCGGTGATCAAAGGCATCAAAAATCAGCTGCTTGAGCACTTTCCTGACATCGAGTCATGGCTCAACCACATTATGCCAAAAAAGGACCCTGTCAAAATAGTGAGATG CCACGAGCACATTGAAATCCTCACAGTGAACGGAGAACTGCTCTTCTTCAGGCAGAGAGAAGGACCTTTTTACCCAACCCTCAGACTGTTGCATAAAT aTCCTTTTATTCTTCCACACCAGCAAGTAGACAAAGGGGCCATTAAATTTGTCCTAAGTGGAGCCAACATCATGTGTCCAGGGCTGACGTCACCGGGTGCTAAACTCTACCCAGCGGAAGCGGACACAGTAGTT GCTATAATGGCAGAGGGAAAACAACATGCACTTTGTGTTGGCGTTATGAAGATGTCTGCAGAAAGCAT agaaaaagtcaaCAAAGGAATTGGTATTGAGAACGTTCACTATCTGAATGATGGACTGTGGCACATGAAGACGTATAAATGA
- the cul4b gene encoding cullin-4B isoform X1, whose translation MFPTGLSSPNPPPPPTQEARPAATDVKNESGNITSPKKRKINGSEREDPTDTISSSPPKTLNSSSSSSSSPSCSPTPLHIQKKLRFEDSVDFIGLDVKMAEEAAAAAAAAAASCSNNKSKAVFLSGGVGHHANGLTKTAGSVTFPNSKPGAAKKLVIKNFKEKPKLPENYTQETWQKLKEAVEAIQNSTSIKYNLEELYQAVENLCSHKISAKLYKQLRAVCEDHIKAQIDQFREDALDSVLFLKKIDKCWQDHCRQMIMIRSIFLFLDRTYVLQNSMLPSIWDMGLELFRFYIISDLKVQSKTIDGILLLIERERNGEAIDRSLLRSLLSMLSDLQIYQDSFEQRFLEETNRLYAAEGQRLMQEREVPEYLHHVSKRLEEEADRVITYLDQSTQKPLIATVEKQLLGEHLTATLQKGLTHLLDENRIQDLSLLYQLFSRVRGGVQVLLQHWIEYIKAFGSTIVINPEKDKTMVQELLDFKDKVDHIIDVCFMKNEKFVNAMKEAFETFINKRPNKPAELIAKHVDSKLRAGNKEATDEELEKMLDKIMIIFRFIYGKDVFEAFYKKDLAKRLLVGKSASVDAEKSMLSKLKHECGAAFTSKLEGMFKDMELSKDIMVQFKQYMQCQNIPGNIELTVNILTMGYWPTYVPMEVHLPPEMVRLQEIFKTFYLGKHSGRKLQWQSTLGHCVLKAEFKEGKKELQVSLFQTLVLLMFNEGEEFTLEEIKLATGIEDSELRRTLQSLACGKARVLTKIPKSKDVEDGDKFSCNDDFKHKLFRIKINQIQMKETVEEQASTTERVFQDRQYQIDAAIVRIMKMRKTLSHNLLMSEVYNQLKFPVKPADLKKRIESLIDRDYMERDKENPNQYNYVA comes from the exons atgtttccaaCAGGTTTATCTTCCCCTAATCCCCCACCACCGCCAACCCAGGAGGCTAGACCAGCGGCTACTGATGTCAAAAACGAAAGCGGTAACATCACATCTCcgaagaagaggaagataaACGGATCCGAGAGGGAAGACCCCACTGACACGATCTCTTCCTCGCCCCCCAAGACCCTgaattcctcctcctcctcttcttcctccccctcctgctctCCCACTCCGCTGCACATTCAGAAGAAGTTGAGGTTCGAGGATTCAGTGGATTTCATTGGGCTGGATGTGAAAATGGCtgaggaggctgctgctgctgccgccgccgccgccgcttcGTGCTCCAATAACAAAAGCAAAGCCGTGTTCCTGTCCGGCGGCGTGGGGCACCATGCAAACGGACTGACTAAAACCGCAGGCTCCGTCACCTTCCCCAACAGTAAACCCGGTGCAGCCAAGAAACTAGTCATCAAGAACTTCAAAG AAAAACCCAAGTTGCCGGAGAACTACACACAAGAGACCTGGCAGAAGCTTAAAGAGGCGGTGGAGGCCATTCAGAACAGCACTTCTATTAAGTACAACCTAGAGGAGCTCTACCAG GCTGTGGAGAACCTGTGCTCCCATAAGATATCTGCCAAGCTTTACAAGCAGCTGAGGGCCGTGTGTGAAGACCACATCAAGGCACAGATTGATCAGTTCAGAGA GGATGCTCTGGACAGCGTGCTTTTCTTAAAGAAAATTGACAAGTGCTGGCAGGATCACTGCAGACAAATG ATCATGATTAGGAGTATATTCTTGTTTTTGGATCGCACATATGTTTTACAAAATTCAATGCTGCCATCAATCTG GGACATGGGTCTGGAGCTGTTCAGGTTCTACATCATCAGCGATCTGAAAGTCCAGAGTAAAACCATCGACGGGATTCTGCTGCTCATCGAGAGGGAGCGAAACGGAGAGGCGATAGACCGCAGTCTACTGAGGAGCCTGCTGAGCATGCTCTCAGATCTGCAG ATTTATCAAGACTCCTTTGAGCAACGATTTTTGGAGGAAACGAATCGACTCTACGCTGCCGAGGGACAGAGGCTGatgcaggagagagag GTACCAGAATATCTTCATCATGTTAGCAAACGCTTGGAGGAGGAGGCTGACAGAGTCATCACATATCTAGACCAGAGCACACA AAAACCACTCATTGCTACTGTGGAGAAGCAGTTGCTGGGTGAACATCTCACTGCTACTCTGCAAAAAG GGCTGACTCACCTGCTGGATGAGAACAGAATTCAGGATCTGTCTCTGCTCTATCAGCTCTTCAGCCGAGTACGAGGCGGTGTTCAGGTGCTCCTGCAGCATTGGATTGAGTACATAAAG GCTTTTGGAAGCACAATTGTAATCAAtccagaaaaagacaaaacaatggTGCAAGAGCTGCTAGACTTCAAAGACAAGGTAGATCACATCATCGATGTCTGCTTCATGAAGAACGAGAAGTTTGTAAACGCCATGAAAGAGGCTTTTGAAACGTTCATCAATAAACGGCCAAATAAACCCGCAGAACTCATAG CAAAACATGTGGATTCAAAGCTTCGAGCAGGAAACAAAGAGGCAACAGATGAAGAGCTGGAGAAGATGCTGGATAAGATCATGATTATCTTTAGATTCATCTATG ggAAAGACGTTTTTGAAGCCTTTTACAAAAAAGATCTGGCCAAGAGGTTGCTGGTTGGAAAAAGTGCCTCGGTGGATGCTGAAAAATCAATGTTATCAAAGCTGAAACACG AATGTGGAGCAGCGTTCACCAGCAAACTGGAGGGGATGTTCAAGGATATGGAGCTTTCTAAAGACATCATGGTACAGTTCAAACAG taTATGCAGTGCCAAAACATTCCTGGCAACATTGAGCTGACAGTTAACATCCTCACTATGGGTTACTGGCCAACATATGTCCCCATGGAGGTGCACCTGCCTCCTGAG ATGGTGCGGCTCCAAGAGATCTTCAAGACCTTCTACCTGGGCAAACACAGCGGCAGGAAGCTGCAGTGGCAATCAACACTTGGCCATTGTGTCTTAAAAGCAGAGTTCAAAGAG GGCaagaaggagctgcaggtgTCCCTTTTCCAAACACTTGTGTTACTGATGTTTAATGAAGGAGAGGAGTTCACTCTGGAGGAGATCAAACTGGCAACAGGAATAG AGGACAGTGAACTGCGCCGGACTCTACAGTCTCTTGCCTGCGGAAAAGCACGTGTCCTTACCAAAATCCCAAAAAGTAAAGACGTGGAGGACGGGGACAAGTTCTCCTGCAATGACGACTTCAAACACAAGctcttcaggatcaaaatcaaCCAGATCCAGATGAAAGAAACG GTTGAGGAGCAAGCGAGCACCACAGAAAGAGTCTTTCAGGATCGTCAGTATCAAATTGATGCTGCCATTGTGCGGATCATGAAAATGAGGAAGACTCTGAGCCATAAtctcttgatgtctgaagtGTACAACCAGCTCAAATTCCCAGTCAAG CCTGCTGACTTGAAGAAGAGGATAGAGTCTCTAATTGACAGGGACTATATGGAGCGTGACAAGGAGAACCCCAACCAATACAACTACGTGGCTTAG
- the clic2 gene encoding chloride intracellular channel protein 2 yields MALRQNSDKEPSIELFIKAGHDGENVGNCPFCQRLFMVLWLKGVKFTVTTVDMRKKPAELKDLAPGTNPPFLLYNGTLKTDFIKIEEFLEQALAPPRYPHLSPLNKESFDVGADIFAKFSAFIKNSPNNTFHEKNLLREFKRLDDYLNSPLPEEIDHNSTETATTSSRKFLDGNRLTLADCNLLPKLHVIRVAAKKYCDFEIPAQLTGVWRYLQNAGEREEFKETCPADIEIEKAYLSVAKQRK; encoded by the exons atgGCACTTCGACAGAACTCTGACAAGGAGCCAAGCATCGAGTTGTTCATTAAG GCTGGACATGATGGTGAGAACGTGGGGAACTGCCCCTTCTGTCAGAGGCTCTTCATGGTTTTGTGGCTGAAGGGAGTCAAGTTTACAGTCACCACTGTTGATATGAGGAA GAAGCCAGCGGAGCTCAAAGACCTGGCCCCTGGCACCaaccctcctttcctcctctacAACGGCACGCTCAAAACGGACTTCATCAAAATCGAGGAATTTCTTGAACAAGCACTGGCTCCTCCCAG GTATCCTCACCTCAGCCCGCTGAACAAAGAGTCCTTTGATGTGGGTgctgacatttttgcaaagtTCTCTGCTTTCATCAAGAACAGTCCAAATAACACAT TCCATGAGAAAAACCTGCTCCGTGAGTTTAAGCGCCTGGATGACTACCTGAACTCCCCGCTCCCCGAGGAGATTGACCACAACTCCACAGAAACCGCCACCACCTCCAGCAGAAAGTTCCTGGATGGCAATCGCCTCACCTTAGCTGACTGCAATCTGCTACCCAAACTGCACGTTATCAGG GTTGCTGCCAAGAAGTACTGCGACTTTGAGATTCCCGCACAGTTGACGGGTGTGTGGCGATACCTTCAGAACGCTGGCGAGAGAGAGGAGTTTAAAGAGACGTGTCCAGCTGACATTGAGATTGAGAAGGCTTACTTAAGCGTGGccaaacagaggaaataa